In the Mytilus trossulus isolate FHL-02 chromosome 1, PNRI_Mtr1.1.1.hap1, whole genome shotgun sequence genome, one interval contains:
- the LOC134714449 gene encoding uncharacterized protein LOC134714449 — MIIVLLMLICLSSVYAAIWRPSATTTFQWQLDSGHINTHVDAHVYDVDLFDVSTSTIHSLQSSGKKVICYFSAGSYEGWRSDHSAFPSDVIGHKLDGWNEKWLDIRDGRVKSIMSARLKKAQDKGCDGVEPDNVDGYTNDNGFHLTAHDQLTFNKWLATEAHNRGLSVGLKNDVDQIQELQSHFDWALNEECVNNNECKKYQPFIDAHKAVFHVEYVDSHSSGSNKKSSVCHSSRRPHQFITLIKDWDLTDWRLTC, encoded by the exons ATGATTATCGTACTGTTAATGTTGATTTGCTTAAGTTCAGTGTATGCAGCCATATGGAGACCCAGTGCTACCACTACCTTTCAATGGCAACTCGATAGTGGCCACATAAATACACATGTCGATGCACATGTATATGATGTGGATCTGTTTGATGTGTCTACCAGCACAATACATTCGCTTCAAAG ttCTGGAAAGAAAGTAATATGCTATTTTTCTGCCGGGTCATATGAAGGTTGGCGAAGTGATCACAGTGCCTTTCCAAGTGATGTTATAGGCCACAAACTTGATGGTTGGAATGAGAAATGGCTTGACATTAGAGATGGCAGAGTTAAGAGTATTATGTCTGCTAGATTAAAGAAGGCTCAAGATAAAGGATGTGACGGAGTAGAACCTGACAATGTCGATGGATATACCAATGATAATGGCTTTCACCTTACTGCACATGATCAGCTGACTTTCAACAAATGGCTAGCAACAG AAGCACACAATCGTGGACTGTCAGTGGGCTTGAAGAATGATGTGGACCAGATCCAGGAGTTACAATCACATTTTGATTGGGCTTTGAACGAAGAGTGTGTTAACAACAATGAATGCAAAAAATACCAACCATTTATCGACGCACACAAG GCTGTATTTCACGTTGAATATGTAGACAGTCATAGTTCTGGTTCAAACAAGAAGAGTTCTGTCTGCCACTCAAGTCGGCGTCCACATCAATTTATAACACTTATAAAAGATTGGGATCTTACAGATTGGAGATTGACATGCTGA